A segment of the Echinicola strongylocentroti genome:
AAGCATATTTCGACCTCTGATGGGTTTTCCCTAAACTCAGTTAACTCCATTGGCCAGGACCAAAAGGGACTCATCTGGTTTGGAACCCGAAACGGACTGATGAGGTACGATGGTAAGGAATTGAAGGTAATGCGCCGGGAAATAGGGGACACTGATAAGCTACGGATAAACGATATATACGCTATCCATGTGGATAGTGCCCGTGGGATATGGATGGGGACCAAAAGCGGCCTGAGCATTTTTGACCCCAAGAACCATTCCTCGATTGATTTTGAAGAGGAGACGTTGTCAGACATGGCGATCTCTTCGCGTTTTGTACACGATGTATTGCGAATAAGTGACCATGTGGTATGGATAGCTACCAAAAACGGCATCAATGTCCTAAATGAAAAAGAAAGAAAGGTTGCCTATTATTTGCATGATGAGACCAGACCTGAGACCATCAATTCAAGTTTTGTCAATTGCCTTTACCAATCCAGTAACGGAGCGATATGGGTAGGATCGCGATCTGGCCTCAACAAGCTGGAAGAGGTCCAGGGAGATGAACTTGTTTTTAGGGATTTTACCATAAAAGAGGGCAATAAGGAAAGTCCTTTTAGTGAAAATGTCAGCTCTATAAAGGAAGACCATAAAGGTAACTTGTGGATAGGGACACATCATGGACTTTTTTATTTTGATATTTCCACTGAAAAATTTGAAGCTTTTGGAGAAAGTTCCGGTCAGACACTGACCAATAATCTCGTTCAGGATTTGACTCTTGATAAGCACCATCGACTTTGGGTGGGGACCTATGATGGGTTAAATGTTATAGATAGCACACATACACTGATCAGGAAAATCAAACATGACCCCCAAAAGCCGGATGGTTTGACAGATAATTCTATCCGGTCCCTTTTTACGGATAGTCAGGGGGGAGTATGGATTGCGACCTATTATGGTGGTGTGAACTATTGGGATGATAAACAGTTGAACTTTGAGAATATAGAAGAGAGCAACGGAACGCAGTTAGGGTATAACGTGGTGAGCACGCTAGTGGAAGGAAGCAATAAGAATATCTATATTGGTACCGAAGGGGCAGGACTGACTGTGCTCAATCCAGAGGGGATGGAATTTCAAAAAATCAATGAACTGGGACCCGGAAATTATATTGGGTCTGTAAAGGATTTATTGTTTGAGAGCGACGATAAATTATGGATTGGGACATTTAGCAGGGGGCTGGTACTACTGGATCTAAATACGAGAGATTTTAAGGAATATCGTGGGACAACTGATTCGTTAGCGCCAAACACATTGACTACAGACCAATTATTGTCCCTGGAGGAGGCGCCTGATGGAAAACTTTGGATAGGAACCCTTAACAGGGGGCTGGATTTATTGGATACAAAGAAACAGTCCATTAGGAATTTTAACGCCGATGGTACGAAGTCCATGATAGCCAATAATAATGTAAGGGCCTTATTGCGCAGCTTAAAAAACGACTTGTACATAGGTACGGGTCAAGGTCTATGTAGATTAGATTATTCGAAGTATCAAGCGGGTGATTATGATTTTGAGTTTTTTGAAATGGCAGATGGGACCCCTGATGACCTCTATATTCATGATCTTTTCGAAGATTCTAATGGAGAAATATGGGTGGCTGCGCATAACTTTGGTCTATTTCGTGTAGAAGGAGATCAGTTATATCCTTCGGGGCTATCTGGGGTAAGCAGTATCTTTGCCATTTCTGAGGATTCAGAAGGGAGTTTATGGCTTAGCTCGGAAGAAGGCATAGTCACTTATGACCCGACCAATGGAGACCAACGGATATATAACCGGAACGATGGTGTACAGGCAAATGAGTATAATAGAGGCGCTAAGCTCCATGCATCTGATGGAAGGATGTTTTTTGGAGGTGCTTCTGGGGTGACTACTTTTCAGCCGAGTAATTTGGAAATAGAGAACAGTTATGCACCTCCAGTAGTCTTGACAGGACTAAGTATAGCTGATTATAAACTACAGGCCAATGACAGTACGGGGATTTTGCAAAAGTCCATCGAGTATACCGAGTCAGTGACCTTGGATTACGATCAGAATATCTTCACTATACAATTTGCAATGCCCAATTTCAGCAATGCAGATAAGAATACCTATATGTACCGACTGAAAGGCCTCGGGGAGCAATGGAGCACTACCTCTAATTCCTTTGTTACCTTTACCATTCAGCGGGGTGGTGATTATGTATTTGAAGTAAAAGGGATCAATAGCAACGGAATCGAAACTCCCATTACTACTAAACTTGAAGTTAAGGTAAAGAGTGCGCCGTGGTTGACAGTATGGGCATATTTACTTTATGCTGTCCTTTTGCTATCGGCATTGATTCTATTCATATATTTTTTTAAGTCCCGCTTGAACCTCCAGCACAAACTGGAAATGGAAACCCAAGAATTCCTTAATCAACAAGAACTTAACCAACGGAAATTACAGTTTTTCACTAATATTTCCCATGAATTCAGAACGCCCTTGACGTTGATATCCGGGCCGCTGGAAAAAATCATGGGTAATTATGAAGGGCCAAGTTCGGTTTTTAGGCAGTTACAGGTGATCAAAAAGAATACAGACCAGCTTTTTAAACTGATCAATGAACTGATGGACTTCAGGAAATTTGAGAGTAAGCAGATGAAATTGCAGGCAGCAGAAGGGGATATAGTAAAATTTGCCAATGAAATATTCCTTTCCTTTGCCCAGCAAGCCAAACTGAACAAGATCAAGTATACCTTTGATTCGGAATATGAAGAGATCAATGTGTTTTTTGATCGGGACAAATTGGAAAAAGTACTGTATAACTTGATATCCAATGCATTTAAATATACGCCATCAAAGGGAAAAATTAAAGTCACTGTAACCAGCGCCAATGGAAAGGTTTTGGTACTGGTAAAAGACAATGGTGTAGGCATTTCGCCTGATCATTTGGAGAAAATATTTGATAGGTTTTATGAAATCCCAAAATTGAAAAAGCGTGAAAAACTAATTTATGGCTCGGGGATAGGATTGGCTATTGCTAAAAATGTCATGGATTTGCATAAAGGGGAGTTAAAGGTAAATAGTGAAGAAGGAAAGGGAAGTACCTTCATCATGGAACTTAGGACAGGGAGAGAGCACCTAATGAATGATGAAATTATCGTATCCTTCAAAAACAGCGAAGACATCACACAATACACCGATGAATCGTCGGTATTGAATATTCAGGAGCAGGTGCGGTCGATCATAGAGGAGCATGATCCATCGGGAAATGAAGGGACTGTTCTAATTGTAGAAGACAATCCGGATATAGCCCAATTTATCCAAAGTGCCTTAATGGAGTATTATAAGGTGTCCTTAGCAGAAAACGGAGCCATTGGATTCCAAAAAGCCATCGCAGATCAACCAGACCTTATCATTAGTGATGTCATGATGCCAGTGATGGACGGTATTGAATTTTGTGCCAAGGTCAAAGGAGATCTTCGCACAAGCCATATTCCATTTATCCTGCTCACTGCCCGTACCTCTTTGGTGTATAAATATAATGGATTGGAGTCAGGAGCTGACGAATACCTGAGCAAGCCTTTTGAATTAAAGGAGCTACTGCTCAAATGCAAAAACATCATCACCACTCAGAAAAAACTCAAAGAAAAATTTGCGGAAACAGGGGAGTTTGCCGTAGTGGAAGCGACCGTAAACTCTAGGGATGAAGAGATGATGAACAGTGCTATCCAAATAATAAAGGAGAATTTAAAAAACGAATTTTTTGACATCCAGTATTTGTGTGAGGAATTAGGTATCAGTAGGTCCTTATTGTTTACAAAATTCAAAGCATGGACCAACCAAACTCCCAATGATTTTATCTTATCTATAAAAATGAAACAAGCAGCCACACTTATCGAACAGGGAAAGACCAATGTTTCGGAAGTCGGCTACCAAGTAGGGTTCAAAAATCCCAATTATTTCTCAAAGTCATTTAAGAAATACCATGGCCTGAGTCCAAAGGCTTACGCCCAACGCTTCAAAGCCAATTTGGGAATTGAATGATTTGATAAACTGGTGTGCCAAATACTAAGACTGCTACGGCTTCCATCCCTCAAATCTTTCCCTAAGCCCTGTTTGGCTTCAGACAGGCCTGCCTTCGGCTTCAGACAGGCTCGTAGTTCCTGTTCCGGCTACTGTACGGAGACGCTTTTATAATCGAATTGAGGTTTTTAGGTTTTATTCTCAATAAAATAACCCCTTCATGGTAATGTTTACCAAAAGTGCTTTAGATAATTGAGCTTGGTATTCTTTTAATGTATTTTAGAAAAAACGTCCAGATCACTCCATTACTGTCTACAATGTCGTTATTTGAACTATTTGACCTGTAATCTGGACTTTTTTTTCTAGCTATATGTATAATATTGAATGATGACAGGGAGAGATCCTGACTATTACCAACGATCACTTTACCCAATTAACCATGATCATAAAGAATAGAATAGTACATAATGCGATCAATGAATCATCTCGTGTGCCCAAATACAGGCAGTTGGCCGGAATCATAACCCAAGCAATAGAAAATGGGGAACTTGAAGTAGGGGAAAAACTCCCTTCCATCACGGAGTTACATGAAGAGACTGAGCTAGCAAGGGATACTATTGTTAAAGCACTGACTTACCTCAAGGAGAAAAAGATCATTTCTTCAGTCATTAGTAAAGGCTTCTACGTAGCCAGGAATGTCAATAGGGCCAAAACAAGGGTGCTGCTGGTGATGAATAAATTAAGCAGTTATAAGCTGAAGATCTACCATTCCTTTGTGGATGCCTTAGGCGTGGACTATCAAGTGGATCTAAAGGTCCATCATTGTAATCCGGAATACCTAAAGTCCATACTTGAAGAGGGGATGGAAGTCTACGAACATTTTGTAGTCATGCCGCACTTTAACGGAACTACAGCGGAAGAAACCAGTATTATCGACTACTTGAATGGTCTTCCCGACCATAAACTGTTGTTAATGGACAGGCATGTTGCCGGGATTTCGGATAAGGTTCCCTGTATCTACCAGAATTTTGAAGATGACATCTATTTTTCGTTGCTAGGTATAGCGGACAAATTAAAGAAATACGACAAGTTGACATTGGTTTTTCCAGAGCACAATATCTACCCTTACCCAGAAGAAATCAAAGCGGGTTTTTTGCGTTTGTGTCACCAATTGGAATGCAGTAATGAAATCATCGACAAAGTGTACCAGGATATGGAGTTTGAATCCAATGATGCCTTCATCATCATTGATGAAGAGGACCTGGTCTGTTTTCTTCAACAAGTGAGGGACAAAAAGCTAGTCTTGGGAAATGACCTTGGAGTAATTTCATATAATGATACTGCGCTGAAAGAAGTACTGGGGATTTCTGTGATGACGACTGATTTTGAAGTGATGGCCGACTCAGCGGCATATATGATCAAGAAAAAGAAATATGATATCGTACCAAATTACTTTAGCCTTATCGACAGGGGAAGTGTTTGATCGATTTGTTTAACTCT
Coding sequences within it:
- a CDS encoding hybrid sensor histidine kinase/response regulator transcription factor; translation: MKKPSMAVSLIGLIVYFLMIGAEVKSALGQDQINNFKHISTSDGFSLNSVNSIGQDQKGLIWFGTRNGLMRYDGKELKVMRREIGDTDKLRINDIYAIHVDSARGIWMGTKSGLSIFDPKNHSSIDFEEETLSDMAISSRFVHDVLRISDHVVWIATKNGINVLNEKERKVAYYLHDETRPETINSSFVNCLYQSSNGAIWVGSRSGLNKLEEVQGDELVFRDFTIKEGNKESPFSENVSSIKEDHKGNLWIGTHHGLFYFDISTEKFEAFGESSGQTLTNNLVQDLTLDKHHRLWVGTYDGLNVIDSTHTLIRKIKHDPQKPDGLTDNSIRSLFTDSQGGVWIATYYGGVNYWDDKQLNFENIEESNGTQLGYNVVSTLVEGSNKNIYIGTEGAGLTVLNPEGMEFQKINELGPGNYIGSVKDLLFESDDKLWIGTFSRGLVLLDLNTRDFKEYRGTTDSLAPNTLTTDQLLSLEEAPDGKLWIGTLNRGLDLLDTKKQSIRNFNADGTKSMIANNNVRALLRSLKNDLYIGTGQGLCRLDYSKYQAGDYDFEFFEMADGTPDDLYIHDLFEDSNGEIWVAAHNFGLFRVEGDQLYPSGLSGVSSIFAISEDSEGSLWLSSEEGIVTYDPTNGDQRIYNRNDGVQANEYNRGAKLHASDGRMFFGGASGVTTFQPSNLEIENSYAPPVVLTGLSIADYKLQANDSTGILQKSIEYTESVTLDYDQNIFTIQFAMPNFSNADKNTYMYRLKGLGEQWSTTSNSFVTFTIQRGGDYVFEVKGINSNGIETPITTKLEVKVKSAPWLTVWAYLLYAVLLLSALILFIYFFKSRLNLQHKLEMETQEFLNQQELNQRKLQFFTNISHEFRTPLTLISGPLEKIMGNYEGPSSVFRQLQVIKKNTDQLFKLINELMDFRKFESKQMKLQAAEGDIVKFANEIFLSFAQQAKLNKIKYTFDSEYEEINVFFDRDKLEKVLYNLISNAFKYTPSKGKIKVTVTSANGKVLVLVKDNGVGISPDHLEKIFDRFYEIPKLKKREKLIYGSGIGLAIAKNVMDLHKGELKVNSEEGKGSTFIMELRTGREHLMNDEIIVSFKNSEDITQYTDESSVLNIQEQVRSIIEEHDPSGNEGTVLIVEDNPDIAQFIQSALMEYYKVSLAENGAIGFQKAIADQPDLIISDVMMPVMDGIEFCAKVKGDLRTSHIPFILLTARTSLVYKYNGLESGADEYLSKPFELKELLLKCKNIITTQKKLKEKFAETGEFAVVEATVNSRDEEMMNSAIQIIKENLKNEFFDIQYLCEELGISRSLLFTKFKAWTNQTPNDFILSIKMKQAATLIEQGKTNVSEVGYQVGFKNPNYFSKSFKKYHGLSPKAYAQRFKANLGIE
- a CDS encoding GntR family transcriptional regulator, giving the protein MIIKNRIVHNAINESSRVPKYRQLAGIITQAIENGELEVGEKLPSITELHEETELARDTIVKALTYLKEKKIISSVISKGFYVARNVNRAKTRVLLVMNKLSSYKLKIYHSFVDALGVDYQVDLKVHHCNPEYLKSILEEGMEVYEHFVVMPHFNGTTAEETSIIDYLNGLPDHKLLLMDRHVAGISDKVPCIYQNFEDDIYFSLLGIADKLKKYDKLTLVFPEHNIYPYPEEIKAGFLRLCHQLECSNEIIDKVYQDMEFESNDAFIIIDEEDLVCFLQQVRDKKLVLGNDLGVISYNDTALKEVLGISVMTTDFEVMADSAAYMIKKKKYDIVPNYFSLIDRGSV